In a genomic window of Streptomyces sp. SJL17-4:
- a CDS encoding helix-turn-helix domain-containing protein → MNFHGTEVRQRALTLLRDGAKNADVARKLNVPQGTISYWKHEDRAKRGECPGRPDPKCPRCDGRELDGAAYAYLLGLYLGDGHISQYSSHRVPSLMISLDDAWPGVQDEAEVAMRRVFPDNATCRVRRKGCHNVKVYSLHLACLFPQHGPGKKHERRIALEPWQQVIVDANPWEFIRGLIHSDGCRITNWTTRLVGGERKRYEYPRYFFTNKSDDIRKLFGDALSGVGVEWTTTARGTDPYNISVARKASVALMDLHVGPKH, encoded by the coding sequence ATGAACTTTCACGGCACAGAAGTGCGACAGCGGGCACTCACACTGCTGCGCGACGGCGCCAAGAACGCGGACGTGGCACGCAAGCTCAACGTCCCGCAGGGCACGATCAGCTACTGGAAGCACGAGGACCGCGCGAAGCGCGGCGAGTGCCCCGGGCGGCCCGACCCGAAATGCCCCCGCTGCGACGGACGGGAGCTGGACGGGGCGGCATACGCGTACCTGCTCGGGCTCTATCTCGGCGACGGACACATCAGCCAGTACTCGTCTCACCGGGTACCGAGCCTGATGATCAGCCTCGACGACGCCTGGCCCGGCGTGCAGGACGAAGCCGAGGTCGCCATGCGCCGGGTGTTCCCAGACAACGCCACATGCCGCGTGCGCAGGAAGGGCTGCCACAACGTCAAGGTGTACTCGCTGCACCTTGCCTGCCTCTTCCCCCAGCACGGGCCGGGAAAGAAGCACGAGCGACGCATCGCCCTTGAACCGTGGCAGCAAGTGATCGTCGATGCGAATCCCTGGGAGTTCATCCGCGGCCTCATCCACTCCGACGGGTGTCGGATCACCAACTGGACCACACGCCTAGTCGGGGGCGAGCGCAAGCGGTACGAGTACCCGCGGTACTTCTTCACCAACAAGTCGGACGACATCCGGAAGCTGTTCGGTGACGCCCTCAGCGGGGTCGGTGTCGAGTGGACGACTACCGCCCGGGGCACCGACCCGTACAACATCTCCGTCGCCCGTAAAGCATCCGTCGCGCTCATGGACCTTCACGTGGGGCCCAAGCACTGA
- a CDS encoding response regulator, which translates to MTAPESPQPADDADASHVPPLTTRVVIAEDEALIRLDLKEMLEEEGYTVVGEAGDGQTAVELAREHRPDLVILDVKMPILDGISAAEKIAGESIAPVLMLTAFSQRELVERARDAGAMAYLVKPFSKSDVVPAIEMAVSRFSELRALEQEVADLSQRLETRKLVDRAKSILQTQYGLTEPAAFRWIQKTSMDRRMSMQQVAEAVIEDAEEKKAAKGQ; encoded by the coding sequence GTGACCGCCCCCGAGTCGCCCCAGCCCGCCGACGACGCCGACGCGTCGCACGTCCCGCCGCTGACGACCCGTGTCGTCATCGCCGAGGACGAGGCCCTCATCCGCCTCGATCTCAAAGAGATGCTGGAGGAAGAGGGCTACACGGTCGTCGGCGAGGCCGGAGACGGTCAGACCGCCGTCGAGCTCGCCCGTGAGCACCGGCCCGACCTCGTCATCCTCGATGTGAAGATGCCCATCCTGGACGGCATCTCGGCGGCCGAGAAGATCGCCGGCGAGTCCATCGCCCCGGTCCTCATGCTCACCGCCTTCTCGCAGCGCGAGCTCGTGGAGCGGGCCCGGGACGCCGGGGCCATGGCGTACCTCGTGAAGCCGTTCAGCAAGAGCGACGTGGTGCCGGCGATCGAGATGGCCGTCTCCCGTTTCTCCGAGCTCCGAGCCCTGGAGCAGGAGGTCGCCGACCTCTCCCAGCGTCTGGAGACCCGCAAGCTGGTCGACCGGGCCAAGTCCATCCTGCAGACCCAGTACGGCCTGACGGAGCCTGCTGCGTTCCGCTGGATCCAGAAGACGTCGATGGACCGGCGCATGTCGATGCAGCAGGTCGCGGAGGCCGTGATCGAGGACGCCGAGGAGAAGAAGGCGGCCAAGGGGCAGTAG
- a CDS encoding ABC transporter ATP-binding protein, with amino-acid sequence MTALLEVEDLRVAYGKIEAVKGISFSVDAGEVVTLIGTNGAGKTTTLRTLSGLLKPVGGQIKFEGKSLRKIPAHKIVSLGLAHSPEGRHIFPRMTIEENLLLGAFLRKDTAGIAKDVQRAYDLFPILGERRKQAAGTLSGGEQQMLAMGRALMSQPKLLMLDEPSMGLSPIMMQKIMATIAELKAQGTTILLVEQNAQAALALADHGHVMEIGKVVLSGTGQNLLHDESVRKAYLGED; translated from the coding sequence ATGACCGCACTGCTCGAAGTCGAGGACCTGCGCGTCGCCTACGGAAAGATCGAGGCCGTCAAGGGCATCTCCTTCTCCGTCGACGCCGGTGAGGTCGTCACCCTCATCGGCACCAACGGCGCCGGAAAGACCACCACCCTCCGGACCCTCTCCGGGCTCCTCAAGCCGGTCGGCGGCCAGATCAAGTTCGAGGGCAAGTCCCTCCGCAAGATCCCCGCACACAAGATCGTCTCGCTGGGCCTGGCCCACTCCCCCGAGGGCCGGCACATCTTCCCCCGGATGACCATCGAGGAGAACCTCCTCCTCGGCGCCTTCCTCCGCAAGGACACCGCCGGCATCGCCAAGGACGTCCAGCGCGCCTACGACCTCTTCCCCATCCTGGGCGAGCGTCGCAAGCAGGCCGCCGGCACGCTCTCCGGCGGCGAGCAGCAGATGCTCGCCATGGGCCGGGCCCTGATGTCCCAGCCCAAGCTGCTCATGCTCGACGAGCCCTCCATGGGCCTCTCCCCGATCATGATGCAGAAGATCATGGCGACCATCGCCGAGCTGAAGGCCCAGGGCACCACCATCCTGCTCGTCGAGCAGAACGCCCAGGCCGCGCTCGCCCTCGCGGACCACGGCCACGTCATGGAGATCGGCAAGGTCGTGCTCTCGGGCACCGGCCAGAACCTGCTCCACGACGAGTCCGTCCGCAAGGCGTACCTCGGCGAGGACTGA
- a CDS encoding ABC transporter ATP-binding protein — protein sequence MTTTTKTADATTAPAAGETVLDARGVTMRFGGLTAVRDVNLTVNSGEIVGLIGPNGAGKTTFFNCLTGLYVPTEGEVRYKGTVLPPTSYKVTDAGIARTFQNIRLFHNMTVLENVLVGRHTRMKQGLWSALLRLPGFKKAEAEATERAMELLEFIGLQDKAQHLAKNLPYGEQRKLEIARALASDPGLILLDEPTAGMNPQETRAAEELIFAIRDMGIAVLVIEHDMRFIFNLCDRVAVLVQGQKLIEGDSQTVQSDERVIAAYLGEPVADAPAEEAPAKETPAEEAPAEETPAKAALSKDAPAEEDAASEEDEPSDEDAPAEDAPSDEDAPEAPADEAPADEETSSEDTTQDPASGKENDA from the coding sequence ATGACGACCACCACGAAGACCGCCGACGCCACCACCGCGCCGGCCGCAGGCGAGACCGTCCTCGACGCACGCGGTGTCACCATGCGCTTCGGCGGCCTCACCGCCGTACGCGACGTGAACCTCACCGTCAACAGCGGCGAGATCGTCGGACTCATCGGCCCCAACGGCGCCGGCAAGACCACCTTCTTCAACTGCCTCACCGGCCTCTACGTCCCCACCGAGGGCGAGGTCCGGTACAAGGGCACGGTCCTGCCGCCCACCTCCTACAAGGTCACCGACGCCGGCATCGCCCGCACCTTCCAGAACATCCGCCTCTTCCACAACATGACGGTCCTGGAGAACGTCCTCGTCGGACGCCACACCCGGATGAAGCAGGGCCTCTGGTCGGCGCTGCTCCGTCTGCCCGGCTTCAAGAAGGCCGAGGCGGAGGCGACCGAGCGGGCCATGGAACTCCTCGAGTTCATCGGCCTCCAGGACAAGGCACAGCACCTCGCCAAGAACCTCCCGTACGGAGAGCAGCGCAAGCTGGAGATCGCCCGCGCCCTCGCGAGCGACCCCGGCCTGATCCTGCTCGACGAGCCCACCGCCGGCATGAACCCGCAGGAGACGCGGGCGGCCGAGGAACTCATCTTCGCCATCCGGGACATGGGCATCGCCGTACTCGTCATCGAGCACGACATGCGGTTCATCTTCAACCTCTGCGACCGGGTCGCCGTACTCGTCCAGGGCCAGAAGCTGATCGAGGGCGACAGCCAGACCGTCCAGAGCGACGAGCGGGTCATCGCCGCGTACCTGGGCGAACCCGTCGCGGACGCGCCGGCGGAGGAAGCCCCCGCGAAGGAGACCCCGGCCGAGGAGGCTCCCGCGGAGGAGACCCCCGCCAAGGCCGCGCTCTCCAAGGACGCGCCCGCCGAGGAGGACGCGGCTTCGGAGGAGGACGAGCCTTCCGACGAGGACGCGCCCGCCGAGGACGCGCCTTCCGACGAGGACGCCCCCGAGGCCCCCGCCGACGAGGCCCCGGCCGACGAGGAGACCTCCTCGGAGGACACCACGCAAGACCCTGCTTCGGGCAAGGAGAACGACGCATGA
- a CDS encoding branched-chain amino acid ABC transporter permease gives MTTISENPQAAPVTKQDEATGLIGFVPAKAARALVLGGAVLTVASCFLSWTWTDTFPGDLTYYGSPAGLQLQVLVLGLLTTLFALSSYGVKGTRWLTPAGADAALKFAALATFGTTWYTVAAISISLGGPVNLEPGGAIVAFATLITLLGALALPFERPKVHPVDPEDTGWDQFKHRAGNGWTAFKGAFAATGTARKLPPMHSSVEILIITGILAVALGVFTYGVGTEYDELFLGFLITAGLGFAAVNKSGLMQQATQLTKKHQNLTIAGAFTAAALFPFTQTDDQYATLGVYILIFATVALGLNIVVGLAGLLDLGYVAFLGVGAYAAALVSGAPTSPFGVQLPFWAAILVGAGASLVFGVLIGAPTLRLRGDYLAIVTLGFGEIFRIAVMNTDGTSGPDITNGSNGIASIPNLNIFGFDFGAEHVIAGFTIGRFANYFFLMLLIMAVVVLVFRRSGDSRIGRAWVAIREDETAALAMGINGFRVKLIAFALGASLAGLAGTVQAHVTYTVTPEQYLFAGPIPPNSAFLLAAVVLGGMGTMSGPLVGASLLFLIPNKLQFMGEYQLFAFGVALILLMRFRPEGMIANRRNQLEFHENDETPATLAKAGA, from the coding sequence ATGACCACCATCTCCGAGAACCCCCAGGCAGCCCCGGTCACCAAGCAGGACGAGGCCACCGGTCTCATCGGCTTCGTGCCGGCCAAGGCCGCCCGCGCCCTCGTCCTGGGCGGCGCCGTCCTCACCGTCGCCAGCTGCTTCCTCTCCTGGACCTGGACGGACACGTTCCCCGGCGACCTCACGTACTACGGCTCCCCGGCCGGCCTCCAGCTCCAGGTCCTCGTCCTGGGTCTGCTCACCACCCTCTTCGCCCTCTCCTCCTACGGCGTCAAGGGCACCCGCTGGCTCACCCCCGCCGGCGCCGACGCGGCCCTCAAGTTCGCCGCACTCGCCACCTTCGGCACCACCTGGTACACCGTCGCCGCCATCAGCATCTCCCTCGGCGGACCGGTCAACCTGGAACCGGGCGGCGCAATCGTCGCCTTCGCCACCCTCATCACCCTCCTCGGCGCCCTCGCCCTCCCCTTCGAGCGGCCCAAGGTGCACCCCGTGGACCCCGAGGACACCGGCTGGGACCAGTTCAAGCACCGCGCCGGCAACGGCTGGACGGCCTTCAAGGGCGCCTTCGCCGCCACCGGCACCGCCCGCAAGCTGCCCCCGATGCACTCCTCCGTCGAGATCCTGATCATCACGGGCATCCTCGCCGTGGCACTCGGCGTCTTCACCTACGGCGTCGGCACCGAGTACGACGAACTGTTCCTCGGCTTCCTGATCACGGCCGGCCTCGGCTTCGCCGCGGTCAACAAGTCGGGCCTCATGCAGCAGGCCACCCAGCTCACCAAGAAGCACCAGAACCTCACCATCGCGGGCGCGTTCACCGCGGCGGCACTCTTCCCCTTCACCCAGACCGACGACCAGTACGCGACCCTCGGCGTCTACATCCTGATCTTCGCCACCGTCGCCCTGGGCCTGAACATCGTCGTCGGCCTCGCCGGTCTCCTCGACCTCGGATACGTCGCCTTCCTCGGCGTCGGCGCCTACGCGGCCGCCCTCGTCTCGGGCGCCCCGACCTCCCCCTTCGGCGTGCAACTCCCCTTCTGGGCCGCCATCCTGGTCGGCGCCGGAGCCTCCCTGGTCTTCGGCGTCCTCATCGGCGCCCCCACCCTGCGACTGCGCGGCGACTACCTCGCCATCGTGACGCTCGGATTCGGTGAGATCTTCCGTATCGCCGTCATGAACACCGACGGCACCTCCGGCCCGGACATCACCAACGGCTCCAACGGCATCGCGTCCATCCCGAACCTGAACATCTTCGGATTCGACTTCGGCGCCGAACACGTCATCGCCGGCTTCACCATCGGCCGCTTCGCCAACTACTTCTTCCTGATGCTGCTGATCATGGCAGTCGTCGTGCTGGTCTTCCGGCGCAGCGGCGACTCCCGCATCGGCCGCGCCTGGGTCGCCATCCGCGAGGACGAGACCGCCGCACTCGCCATGGGCATCAACGGCTTCCGGGTCAAGCTCATCGCCTTCGCACTCGGCGCCTCGCTCGCCGGCCTCGCCGGCACCGTGCAGGCCCACGTCACCTACACGGTGACCCCCGAGCAGTACCTCTTCGCCGGTCCCATCCCGCCCAACTCCGCCTTCCTGCTCGCGGCCGTCGTCCTCGGCGGCATGGGCACGATGAGCGGCCCGCTGGTCGGTGCCTCGCTGCTCTTCCTCATCCCGAACAAGCTCCAGTTCATGGGCGAGTACCAGCTCTTCGCCTTCGGCGTCGCGCTGATCCTGCTCATGCGCTTCCGCCCGGAAGGCATGATCGCCAACCGGCGCAACCAGCTGGAGTTCCACGAGAACGACGAGACGCCCGCCACGCTCGCCAAGGCAGGTGCCTGA
- a CDS encoding branched-chain amino acid ABC transporter permease, whose amino-acid sequence MNELPQQLVNGLLLGSMYGLVAVGYTMVYGIVQLINFAHGEIFMTGGFGALTVWLILPGGTSMWVALPIMIIGAVIVATTIAVGAERFAYRPLRGGPRLAPLITAIGLSLALQYAVWVWYPEAKSARTFPQIPGGPIELGPVTIQTGDVFLLIAAPICMAVLAFFVMRTRVGRGMQATAQDPDTAKLMGVNTDRIIVIAFALGAAMAAVGAVAYGLKYGVVDYKMGFLLGLKAFTAAVLGGIGNIYGAMIGGVVLGIAETMATAYISHIPGMEQLGGQSWADVWAFVLLIVVLLARPQGLLGERVADRA is encoded by the coding sequence GTGAACGAACTGCCGCAGCAGCTGGTCAACGGCCTGCTACTGGGATCCATGTACGGGCTCGTCGCCGTCGGCTACACGATGGTCTACGGCATCGTCCAGCTCATCAACTTCGCCCATGGCGAGATCTTCATGACCGGCGGCTTCGGGGCCCTCACGGTCTGGCTCATCCTGCCCGGCGGCACCAGCATGTGGGTCGCGCTGCCCATCATGATCATCGGTGCCGTGATCGTCGCCACCACCATAGCCGTCGGAGCGGAACGATTCGCCTACCGTCCGCTACGCGGCGGCCCCCGCCTCGCCCCCCTCATCACCGCCATCGGTCTCTCGCTCGCCCTGCAGTACGCGGTGTGGGTCTGGTACCCCGAGGCGAAGTCCGCCCGGACCTTCCCGCAGATCCCCGGCGGTCCGATCGAACTCGGCCCGGTCACCATCCAGACCGGCGACGTCTTCCTCCTGATCGCCGCCCCGATCTGCATGGCCGTCCTCGCCTTCTTCGTCATGCGCACCCGCGTCGGCCGCGGCATGCAGGCCACCGCGCAGGACCCGGACACCGCGAAGCTCATGGGCGTCAACACCGACCGCATCATCGTGATCGCGTTCGCCCTCGGCGCCGCCATGGCCGCCGTCGGCGCCGTCGCCTACGGCCTCAAGTACGGCGTCGTCGACTACAAGATGGGCTTCCTCCTCGGCCTCAAGGCCTTCACCGCCGCCGTCCTCGGAGGCATCGGCAACATCTACGGAGCCATGATCGGCGGAGTCGTCCTCGGTATCGCCGAGACCATGGCGACGGCGTACATCAGCCACATCCCCGGTATGGAGCAGCTCGGCGGCCAGTCCTGGGCCGACGTCTGGGCCTTCGTACTCCTCATCGTCGTACTCCTCGCCCGGCCACAAGGCCTCCTGGGCGAGCGCGTCGCGGACAGGGCGTGA
- a CDS encoding branched-chain amino acid ABC transporter substrate-binding protein, with product MRNRSMLILTTAVTAGALTLTACGSRDDKGAEKGGDGGNVTVTIGLDAPLTGELSALGLGIKNSADLAVKTANEKAYVKGVTFKLESLDDQAQPSAGQQNATKFVADKSVLGVVGPLNSSVAESMQKVFDDAKLVQVSPANTNPALSQGINWSKGEKKRTYTSYFRTATTDAIQGPFAAQYVFNEAKKTKAFIIDDKKTYGAGLAGTFKGEFEKLGGKVLGTEHINPDTKDFSAVATKVKSSGADVVYYGGEYPAAGPLAKQIKEAGAKVVVVGGDAIYSPEYVKLGGAAATNGDIATSVGAPIESLASAKEFLANYKAKGYKEAYEAYGGYAYDSTWAIIEAVKKATEGNGGKAPERAKVVEAMQGVSFEGVTGKVSFDEFGDTTNKQLTVYKVEGGAFKPVKSDTFGG from the coding sequence GTGCGAAACCGTTCGATGCTCATACTCACCACCGCGGTCACCGCGGGAGCACTCACCCTCACCGCCTGTGGTTCGCGCGACGACAAGGGCGCCGAAAAGGGCGGCGACGGCGGCAACGTCACCGTGACCATCGGTCTCGACGCACCCCTCACCGGCGAGCTGTCCGCCCTCGGCCTCGGCATCAAGAACTCCGCCGACCTCGCGGTCAAGACGGCCAACGAGAAGGCCTACGTCAAGGGCGTGACCTTCAAGCTGGAGTCCCTGGACGACCAGGCGCAGCCCTCCGCCGGCCAGCAGAACGCGACCAAGTTCGTCGCCGACAAGAGCGTCCTCGGCGTCGTCGGCCCGCTGAACTCCTCCGTCGCCGAGTCGATGCAGAAGGTCTTCGACGACGCCAAGCTGGTCCAGGTCTCCCCGGCCAACACCAACCCGGCGCTGAGCCAGGGCATCAACTGGAGCAAGGGCGAGAAGAAGCGCACCTACACGTCGTACTTCCGCACCGCGACCACGGACGCCATCCAGGGCCCGTTCGCCGCGCAGTACGTCTTCAACGAGGCCAAGAAGACCAAGGCCTTCATCATCGACGACAAGAAGACCTACGGCGCCGGCCTCGCGGGCACCTTCAAGGGCGAGTTCGAGAAGCTCGGCGGCAAGGTCCTCGGCACCGAGCACATCAACCCCGACACCAAGGACTTCTCCGCGGTCGCGACCAAGGTGAAGAGCTCCGGCGCCGACGTCGTCTACTACGGTGGCGAGTACCCGGCCGCCGGCCCGCTGGCCAAGCAGATCAAGGAAGCCGGCGCGAAGGTCGTCGTCGTCGGCGGCGACGCGATCTACAGCCCCGAGTACGTGAAGCTCGGCGGCGCGGCCGCCACCAACGGCGACATCGCCACCTCCGTCGGCGCGCCGATCGAGTCCCTCGCCTCCGCCAAGGAGTTCCTGGCCAACTACAAGGCCAAGGGCTACAAGGAGGCCTACGAGGCCTACGGCGGCTACGCCTACGACTCCACCTGGGCGATCATCGAGGCCGTCAAGAAGGCCACCGAGGGCAACGGCGGCAAGGCCCCCGAGCGCGCCAAGGTCGTCGAGGCCATGCAGGGTGTCTCCTTCGAGGGCGTGACCGGCAAGGTCTCCTTCGACGAGTTCGGTGACACCACCAACAAGCAGCTGACGGTCTACAAGGTCGAGGGCGGCGCGTTCAAGCCCGTCAAGTCCGACACCTTCGGCGGCTGA
- a CDS encoding hotdog fold thioesterase: MGEQQHVKFPQEVLDEYAALGVDLPALFSAGHLGNRMGVQILEASAERVVGSMPVEGNTQPYGLLHGGASAVLAETLGSIGSMLHGGVSKIAVGVDLNCTHHRGVRSGLVTGVATPVHRGRSTATYEIVITDEQDKRVCTARLTCLLREVTTKDASTIPDTSNA, translated from the coding sequence ATGGGTGAGCAGCAGCACGTGAAGTTCCCGCAGGAAGTCCTCGACGAGTACGCGGCGCTGGGCGTCGACCTCCCCGCGCTCTTCTCGGCCGGACACCTCGGGAACCGGATGGGTGTCCAGATCCTGGAGGCCTCCGCCGAGCGGGTCGTCGGCAGCATGCCGGTGGAGGGCAACACCCAGCCGTACGGTCTGCTGCACGGCGGCGCCTCGGCGGTGCTCGCGGAGACGCTGGGCTCCATCGGCTCGATGCTCCACGGCGGGGTGTCGAAGATCGCCGTGGGCGTCGATCTGAACTGCACCCATCACCGGGGGGTGCGCAGCGGTCTGGTGACCGGCGTGGCGACGCCGGTGCACCGTGGGCGGTCGACGGCCACGTACGAGATCGTGATCACCGACGAGCAGGACAAGCGGGTCTGCACGGCGCGGCTGACGTGTCTGCTGCGTGAGGTCACCACGAAGGACGCGTCCACCATTCCGGACACGTCGAACGCCTGA